CGAGTAAATTGGCGCTGCCCCGGCGGCGACGATCTTGTACCGGGACGGGAAGGCCGTCAAGGGCCGGTTCCATCCCGGGCGCGCGCTACTGGATTACCTCGGTGGCCTGGGAGAGCACCGCGGGCGGAATCGTGAACCCCATGGCCCTCGCGGTCTTGAGGTTGATGACCAGCTCGAACGTGCTGGATTGTTGCACGGGAAGGTCGCCCGGCCTGGCGCCCTTGAGGATCTTGTCCACATAGGCCGCCGAGTCGCGCACCTGGCCGTGGAAGCTGGCCGCATACGACATGAGCCCGCCCACGTCGACGAACTCGCGGTCGCCCCACATGGTGGGGATCCGGCTCTTGACGGCGAGCTCCACCACCGTCTTGCGGTGCTCGGTGGTCAGGATGCCCGTGGCACCGAAGAGCGCCTGCGCGCCCTTGCGCGACATCGCGGCGAACGCTCGCTCGAACTCGCGAGAGTCCCGCACCTCGAACGGTTGGAGGGTCAGGCCCAGCGCCGGGGCCGACGCTTGCAACCCCTTCAGGACCAGTACGTTGGCGCGGTCGGCCGGATTGTAGAGGACGGCCACGCGCGAGGCCTTGGGGGCGACCTGCTTGAGAATCTCCAGGCGCTTGCCGCCCAGCTCGGCGTTGAGGCTCGTCAATCCCGTGGCGTTCCCCTCCGGGCGCGCCAGATTGGCGACGAGTCCGGCCCCCACCGCGTCGGCCACGCCGACGAAGACGATGGGGATGACGCTCGTGGCCTGCTTGGCGGCCAGTGAGGCGGGCGTGCCCGGCGTCACGATGACGTCGGGCTTGAGCCGAACCAGCTCCGCGGCAAGCCGCGGGAGCTCTCCGACGCGTCCCCCCGCGAACCGATACTCGACGGTGATGTTCTGTCCCTCGATGTAGCCGTGCTCGCCCAGGCCGCGCCGGAACGCGTCGATCTCTGGCGAGGGTCCCGGAGAGCCGTAGAAGAGGAATCCGACCCGGGGAGCGCCTCCCGGCGGCTGGGCCTGCGCGACGAACGGCGCGACGAGGATCATGCCGAGTGACGTCACGAATCGTCGACGGTCCAGCACTCGCAGCGCGATCATCGAATCCCCTCGTGCGTGCCCACGTCCTCCTCTCACTCATCGCCCCTTAAAATCAGCGGGAGCAGTGTATCACCGGAGTCCACGACCTCAAGCCGATCGTCCTGCCCGATGTCGGCCTACGACCACCAGGCGCCAGGCGAGGATAGTCAGGGCCGCGGCCGCGAGGGCGGCGGCGAGCAGGGGGAGTACCAGGGCCAGCGCGCTGAGGGCGAGCGAGCCCATGAGCTCGCCGGTGGCGAGCACGGGATTGCCCATCCCCGCCGTGAAGGCGGAGGCCTTCACGCGCAACAGCGCGGTGGCGGCCTGGACGATGCCGGCCACGCCACCGCCGGCGACGATGGCCAGCGTCCAGCGAAGCAGCGGCGAGAGCTCCGGGGTAACCGCCGCCGTGGCCACCACGCCCGCGGCGATGGCGGCCGGCGTCGTGAGCGTGTCGAGCAGGTTGTCGAGCCAGGGGATGTAGTAGCCTCCGATCTCGAGCAGCGTGGCGGTGGCGAACGCCACTAGCGCCATGTCCGACGCGATCCAGCTCATGCCGGGGGTGAGCGGGAGATGGCCGAAGCGCCCGGCCAGGCCGGTGAGCAGCAGCGGCACGAAGACGCGTAGCCCCGCCGCCGTGCTCAGGGCCAGGCCGACGGGGATTCCGAGGAAAGGCTCCATGCCGCGCTCGCGCCGGGTCATTGTAGCCCGCGGGCCCGCCGGCCGCCTTTGACTTGGCCGGCGGAGCGGGATACCCTCGCCGTGCCCGAAGCCTTGGACCGGGCGCGCGCGGCGCCACTCAACGAGGAGGAACCATGCTCCAGCTCAAGCGGCTCATCGCCCTGCTCCTGGTAGTCGTCATCGCCCTCTGGACCGGCACGGGCACCGTGACCGCGCAGCAGGGCGGCACCATCAAGATCATGTACACCGATCCTCTGTCCGGGCCGTTCGCCCAGGTGGGCGACCAGAACCTGCAACAGTTCAAGTACATCCTCGACTACATCAACGGGCGCGGCGGGGCCGTCGGCCGCAAGTTCGAGATCGTCTCCTTCGACAACAAGTCGCAGCCGTCCGAGGCGCTGCTCGCGCTCAAGGCGGCGACCGACCAGAACATGCCCATCATCATGCAGTGCTCGGGCTCGAACATCGCGGCCGCGCTCATCGAGGGCGTGGACAAGCACAACGAGCGCAACCCGAATAACCGCATCGTCTACGTCAACTGCGGCGCGGTGGCGACTGAGCTCACCAACGAGAAGTGCAGCTACTGGCACTTCCGCATGGACGCGCACGTGGGGATGAAGGCCGAGACGATGGTGCGCGCCCTGCCCAAGGAGGTCACCAAGGTGTACCTCCTGAACCAGGACTACCTCTTCGGGCAGTCGGTGCAGCGCGATGTGAAGACCTTCCTCGGCAAGCTGAGGCCCGACGTGAAGGTGGTGGGGGACGAGCTGATCCCGCTGGGCAAGGTGAAGGACTTCTCGCCCTACGTGACCAAGATCAAGGCGTCGGGCGCGCAGGCGCTCCTCACCGGCAACTGGGGCCCGGACATGACGCTTCTGATCAAGAGCGGCATGGATTCCGGCCTCGACATGCGCTACTACACGATGTATGCGCATCTCGGCGGCGGCGCCACCGCGATCGGGCCCGCCGGCAACGGCAAGGTGCGCTCGGTCATGGCCTTCCACGAGAACATCGCGGTGGAGACGGGTAAGACCGACACCGAGGGCTGGACCAGGCAGTTCCGCTCCCAGCACGACTTCGACTTCTATGCGGGCGGCTTCCGCACCATCTTCGAGTTCTTGCAGGCGGCGATGAACAAGGCCGGTTCCACCGATCCCATCAAGTTCGCGGCGGCGCTCGAAGGTCTCACCATCACCGACATGCTCGGCCATCAGGTCACGATGCGGAAGGCCGACCATCAGATCCTCAGCGAGTACTTCGTGGGTGTCTTCACCAAGGGCGTGAAGTACGACTCGGAGAAGACCGGGCTCGGCTGGAAGACCGAGGCCACCGTGCTGCCGAAGGACCTCGATCAGCCGAACACCTGCAACATGAAGCGGCCGGCGGCGTAGCG
The DNA window shown above is from Candidatus Methylomirabilota bacterium and carries:
- a CDS encoding ABC transporter substrate-binding protein, with protein sequence MIALRVLDRRRFVTSLGMILVAPFVAQAQPPGGAPRVGFLFYGSPGPSPEIDAFRRGLGEHGYIEGQNITVEYRFAGGRVGELPRLAAELVRLKPDVIVTPGTPASLAAKQATSVIPIVFVGVADAVGAGLVANLARPEGNATGLTSLNAELGGKRLEILKQVAPKASRVAVLYNPADRANVLVLKGLQASAPALGLTLQPFEVRDSREFERAFAAMSRKGAQALFGATGILTTEHRKTVVELAVKSRIPTMWGDREFVDVGGLMSYAASFHGQVRDSAAYVDKILKGARPGDLPVQQSSTFELVINLKTARAMGFTIPPAVLSQATEVIQ
- a CDS encoding branched-chain amino acid ABC transporter substrate-binding protein, whose product is MLQLKRLIALLLVVVIALWTGTGTVTAQQGGTIKIMYTDPLSGPFAQVGDQNLQQFKYILDYINGRGGAVGRKFEIVSFDNKSQPSEALLALKAATDQNMPIIMQCSGSNIAAALIEGVDKHNERNPNNRIVYVNCGAVATELTNEKCSYWHFRMDAHVGMKAETMVRALPKEVTKVYLLNQDYLFGQSVQRDVKTFLGKLRPDVKVVGDELIPLGKVKDFSPYVTKIKASGAQALLTGNWGPDMTLLIKSGMDSGLDMRYYTMYAHLGGGATAIGPAGNGKVRSVMAFHENIAVETGKTDTEGWTRQFRSQHDFDFYAGGFRTIFEFLQAAMNKAGSTDPIKFAAALEGLTITDMLGHQVTMRKADHQILSEYFVGVFTKGVKYDSEKTGLGWKTEATVLPKDLDQPNTCNMKRPAA
- a CDS encoding DUF4126 domain-containing protein; the encoded protein is MEPFLGIPVGLALSTAAGLRVFVPLLLTGLAGRFGHLPLTPGMSWIASDMALVAFATATLLEIGGYYIPWLDNLLDTLTTPAAIAAGVVATAAVTPELSPLLRWTLAIVAGGGVAGIVQAATALLRVKASAFTAGMGNPVLATGELMGSLALSALALVLPLLAAALAAAALTILAWRLVVVGRHRAGRSA